Part of the Chloroflexota bacterium genome is shown below.
TCGCTTCGTGTTGGATGTTGCGGCCATTAATTGGTAAACGCGCTGCGTTGTTGAGCGCTGGCTTGATGGTGCTCTCACCAACCTTGCTCTACTTCACGCGCTTTGCCCGCCACGATGCCTTGGCAATTCTGTTCACCTTCTGGTTGATGGTTGGCTTGTTTCGCTTTTGGCAATCGGGCCGCAGTCGCTGGCTGAATTTGGCCATGGCCAGTTTGGCGCTGCTCTGGGCAACTCATGAACTGGTCTTTATCATTGGCTTTATCATTATCAGCTTTTTGGCGCAACGTTGGCTCTGGGAAGTTTTAGGCTCGAAAATATTCGTGATTGGCTCAGGCATTTTGATGGCCGTCACTGGTATTTTGATGATCTTCCAGCCGCATGTTTCGCTGCCAACTGCCACCAACCAAGAAGCCAATGTATTAAATTTTGGTGGAATCGGCTTGATTGGCTTTTCAACCTTGCTCTTTGGCCAATTGGTCAGCTTGCGTTGGAGCGAAGCGCCGCTATTTCGTCAAGGCTTGCGCTATGTCAATAAATGGGTGTTTTGGCAAGCCTTTGCCGCTTTTGCCGTAACCTTTATTGTACTGTTTAGCACCTTCTTCACTTATCCACGCGGGATAGGCGATGGCCTGTTTGCTGGAATTAGCTATTGGTTTGGTACGCAGCAAACCTATGCGCGTGGCGACCAACCATGGTTCTACTATTTCATGCAATTGGGCATCTACGAATTATTGCCAGTCAGCTTAACCTTGGTTGGCTTAGGCGGCTGGCTGGCCAAAATTGGTTGGCGCAAGGCGGTTATCAATTCCAGTTTATGGGATGAAGAAACTCCCAAACCTGCTGAGGCTGACGCTGCTCCTACGCAACCCGAGGCCGAAGCTGAGCCAGCAGTTGTGACAATTGAACCAATTGTTGATGGCATTCCAGTTGGCGAAAATCCAGTTGTAATTGCTGGTCAAACCTCATATATGGCCCAAGCTGAAGCCGAAGCCAATACAACCAAACCTGGATTCGAAGAAACAGTACCAGCAATATGGTTAGGATTTTTATTCTATTGGTTCTTGATGGCCTTGACCGTGTTTTCGTGGGCTGGCGAGAAAATGCCTTGGCTAACGATTCACATGACCTTACCAGCAGTTTTGGCCGGAGCATGGGCGCTCGATAAAATCATTGAGCGCACCAATTGGGCCGAAACCAAGCGCACAATTGCATGGTTGGCAATTCCTTTGGGTAGCATTGCTTTTGCCCTGATTATTGCAATTATGGGTTCGATTGGGGCTTCAACCGGAGCCAGCCAACAGGTGATGACCACTCGCGTCAGTGGCTTCTTGCTGGTCGTGTTATTGCTGATCGTTGGGGTGTTGCTGTGGATGTTGACGCAACGAGCACGTTTGCGCATCATTGCAGCTTTTGCCACGTTGGGAATTTTGGCACTTTTGGGGATTTATAGCCTGCGCTCCAGTGTGGTTGCAGCCTATATTCAACCAGATGTGCCCGTGGAATTTTTGGTGTACACCCAAACCGCCCCTGATATGCCCGTGATTGTGCGTGAAGCTGAGCGCTTGGCAATTAGCCAAACCCGCAACAGTCGCTCAATCGAAGATCCAACGGGCGGCCATACCATGAAAATTCTAATTAGCTCAGGCGATGATGCAAGCCCAAGCCGCGAAGGTGGCTTGAATCAACCGCTCGATTGGTATTTCCGCGATTGGACGAATATTCAGTGGGTCAGCAAGAGCCAAATCGCCACGCTCGACCAAACGATGCTCGATGCACCAATGGCGATCTTCTCGAAATCGAATTTAGCTACTGATACGACCCAACGCATGGAACAAGCAGGCTATGTGCAGCTCTACGATACCTATCATAACTGGTGGTTCCCTGAGACGAGCAGCGATGGCCTATCAAGCTATAAAGAAAAACTGTATGATCCGGCCTATGGCTGCGATCCAGCACTCAAAGGCCAGCAAGATGTCAATGGGCGCTCAAAATTTAACTGTACCTTGGGCGGCGCATTTATTCTAACATGGCCATTCCGTCCATCGAATTGGGTCGCGTTGCGTGAGTACATGCTCTCGCGTGAGTTGCCCGATACGGTTTCGTTGAGTGGCCGTGAAATTGTCGTTTTCGTCAAGCGCGATTTGGCTAGCTTGCCGGTTGGCGAGGGCGGGGCAGTTAGCGGTACAGGCAGCACGCTCAAATTGGTTTCCGAAGGCCAATTGTTAGGCGATGAACCAGCCGAACCACGTGGCATTGCAACTGGTCCCGATGGCTCGGTCTATATTGCCGATGCCCCGAACAATCGCATTTTGGTTTATCAAACTGACAGCCAAACCCGCATTATCAGCGGCACGAACACTGGCGCATTGCTCGAACCATCGGGCGTTGCAGTCGATGAACAGGGCTTTGTCTATGTTGCTGATACCTGGAATGCCCGCATTGCTAAGTTCAACCCTCAAGGCAATTTCGTCACCAGTTGGGGCAGTGGTAGCGAAGAATTACAACCTGGCTCAGGCAAGCGCTTGACCCGCACTGGCGGCACAACTGAGGGCAATAGTGCTAATCCGCTGGGCTTCTTTGGCCCACGCAACTTAGTGGTCGGTAGTGATCGCGTCTATATTGCCGACACAGGCAATAAACGGGTGGTTGTCACCGATACTGATGGCAATTATCTGGGTCAAGTTGGCACCGCTGGCGCAGGCATCGGCCAATTCAACGAGCCAATTGGCTTGGGCATTGCCAACAACAATTTATATGTTGGCGATACTTGGAATGGTCGAATTCAGGTATTCCCACTTGATGCCAATGGCGTACCGCAAGGCGTACCAAGCGTGCAATGGCCAGTTGCGGGCTGGCAAACCGATACCTACCTCGACCCATTCATTGCGGTTGATAGTCAAGGTCGGGTGGCAGCGGCAATTCCTAGCAAAAACCAAGTTGCCTTGTATGGGGCAACTGGCCAATTGCTATTGGTTTGGGGTGGCCAAGGCAACGACGATGCCTCAACTGGTCAGCCTAGTGGCATGGCCTTCGCACCCGATGGCAGTGTGTATGTCAGCGAAAAAGCCAATCGCCGGATTCAGCGCTGGGTTCTGCCCAAAGTTCGCTAAATTGTCCTAGCTTACTACAAGCCCATGGTCAAAACCATGGGCTTGTGTCATTAATCAGGCTTGCTATGCTACAATGGCGTTAATTCCAGCCCCCATTATTAACTGCTCTTTTGCGTAGGTGAAGGTGTGTTATGACTCAGCCGCAAACCACATATGACCCCGATAGCGATAGCCTTTTGTTGCGTTTGGCCTATGGCGATGAATGGTTGCAGTTTGATTTAAACGACTATGTGCAGGTCGAGACCGATCCCCAATTGCAAACGTGCTATGCCCTAACCTTAAATGATTATTCACTGCTGATTGCTCAAACCAAATACGGCCAGCGTTTCTTTCCGCTTGATGGTTTGCAAACGCTCCACCAAGAGCAACAAGAACGGCTGCTGGCATTATTGCTCAGCCAAGGCTTACAACCATTTTTAAGCGTTGCCGCCTTTACGCCATCCTTGGTCGATACTGTCCCGATGATCACCATCCACGATTCGATCAGCTTTGATCAGGCCGAATGGCAATCGCGTTTTGGCCAATATCGTTAAATTTGATGGTTGGGCTATCGGCACAATTGTTGGTATTTCAACCAAGCCGATAGCTCATAGCCTTAGGGTGTAGAATCAAAACTCCCGATCGC
Proteins encoded:
- a CDS encoding TIGR03663 family protein; the encoded protein is MTTPDLTKKRLRRAQPIQVRRRQSSSWLDRSIAFSWLNSELIGYVVLIALSVFMHLWQLGNMAMHHDESIHAKYSWQFYMGKGGFQCGLNSAQSDTYCYNPVFHGPTLYLSTYLSYFLFGASDATARLPMAVAGIALVASCWMLRPLIGKRAALLSAGLMVLSPTLLYFTRFARHDALAILFTFWLMVGLFRFWQSGRSRWLNLAMASLALLWATHELVFIIGFIIISFLAQRWLWEVLGSKIFVIGSGILMAVTGILMIFQPHVSLPTATNQEANVLNFGGIGLIGFSTLLFGQLVSLRWSEAPLFRQGLRYVNKWVFWQAFAAFAVTFIVLFSTFFTYPRGIGDGLFAGISYWFGTQQTYARGDQPWFYYFMQLGIYELLPVSLTLVGLGGWLAKIGWRKAVINSSLWDEETPKPAEADAAPTQPEAEAEPAVVTIEPIVDGIPVGENPVVIAGQTSYMAQAEAEANTTKPGFEETVPAIWLGFLFYWFLMALTVFSWAGEKMPWLTIHMTLPAVLAGAWALDKIIERTNWAETKRTIAWLAIPLGSIAFALIIAIMGSIGASTGASQQVMTTRVSGFLLVVLLLIVGVLLWMLTQRARLRIIAAFATLGILALLGIYSLRSSVVAAYIQPDVPVEFLVYTQTAPDMPVIVREAERLAISQTRNSRSIEDPTGGHTMKILISSGDDASPSREGGLNQPLDWYFRDWTNIQWVSKSQIATLDQTMLDAPMAIFSKSNLATDTTQRMEQAGYVQLYDTYHNWWFPETSSDGLSSYKEKLYDPAYGCDPALKGQQDVNGRSKFNCTLGGAFILTWPFRPSNWVALREYMLSRELPDTVSLSGREIVVFVKRDLASLPVGEGGAVSGTGSTLKLVSEGQLLGDEPAEPRGIATGPDGSVYIADAPNNRILVYQTDSQTRIISGTNTGALLEPSGVAVDEQGFVYVADTWNARIAKFNPQGNFVTSWGSGSEELQPGSGKRLTRTGGTTEGNSANPLGFFGPRNLVVGSDRVYIADTGNKRVVVTDTDGNYLGQVGTAGAGIGQFNEPIGLGIANNNLYVGDTWNGRIQVFPLDANGVPQGVPSVQWPVAGWQTDTYLDPFIAVDSQGRVAAAIPSKNQVALYGATGQLLLVWGGQGNDDASTGQPSGMAFAPDGSVYVSEKANRRIQRWVLPKVR